The genomic region GGCCAGATCCGAGATCCCGGTCATCGCCAGCGCGGCATCAACCGCCGCCGCGTCATCGGCAGACCACTGCCGGTACCAGGCCTGGTGCGGATGCCGGCCGCGAGCCACCAGGTCGGCCACCGTCAGCCCCTCGGGCGCGGACGGCGCCTGCGGCAACATCCCCAGCACCCGCGCGACCTCACGCGTAGGCATCGAGTCGATCGCCTTGCCGTCCAGCAACACCGCACCGGACCGCGCAGGCAACAGCCGCCCAAGGGCACGCAGCAACGTCGACTTGCCGCAGCCGTTCGGGCCGATCACGGCCGTGACGGTGCCGCCGACAACAGACAGGTCCAGCGTGTCCACGACCAGGCGGTCGCCGTAACCGACGGACAGCGACGAAGCCTCAAGACGCACACTCATACCCGCGCCTCCCGGCGACTCCGAACCAGCAGGTACATCAGATAGGGGGCGCCGAGCACGGCGGTGACCACGCCCACCGGCAGCTCGATGCGGTAGATCGTGCGGGCGAC from Lentzea guizhouensis harbors:
- a CDS encoding ABC transporter ATP-binding protein — encoded protein: MSVRLEASSLSVGYGDRLVVDTLDLSVVGGTVTAVIGPNGCGKSTLLRALGRLLPARSGAVLLDGKAIDSMPTREVARVLGMLPQAPSAPEGLTVADLVARGRHPHQAWYRQWSADDAAAVDAALAMTGISDLAERTVDELSGGQRQRAWISMALAQGTDLLLLDEPTTYLDLAHQIDVLDLVQELHASMGRTIVMVLHDLNLAARYADHIVAMRGGRIVAQGTPSEVLTEEMLLEVFGLDARVVEDPVAGTPLVVPVGSRHRLPEAP